The Halichondria panicea chromosome 17, odHalPani1.1, whole genome shotgun sequence DNA segment TTTTAATTAGAATGTTATGGTAACGTTTGTTTATCGCGCATGCACAAAAATTACAAGAAAATGGCTGAATAAAACAAACACTTCTTATGCACATAATATATTAATATATctgcacacacaaaataataatgaacACGTATAGATTTATGTATACAAAAATGATAAATCCCTTCTAACATACTGCTTCATAATCAGACACAAACCCAGTTCTAGAGCAGCTACCGATTCCTCTACAAACAGAGCAAGCCAATTTCGGGCTATCTTTACACGACCAAAACTCTTTGTTCATCACCGAATACAGGAGACAGCTAACTTCAGGGCTTGAGCAGAACTGATGCAAATATCCTCTCGCTTGGCTGAGCACAATATCTCGAGGCATTGAGTAGCTTAGTGTGTTGAAAAATACCATAAGTTCGTTTATGTGCATGTTCTTGTCGATTGCTTTCTGTCCGTAGATCGCCAAAATCGCTACACAGATAAATAAATGGAAAGAGTTCGTCTTGTAGTTGGACCAACACGTCTCCCAGATTATCAGTGCGTCTTCTTCATAGAACTCTCTCTTGAGACAGACAAGTAACCAACGGTGACAAAACATCAATGTGGTCCCGTCCTCAATATTTTCAAGGTAGATATAGAACGATGGAATGAGCATCTCAATCAAAAGTCGCAGCGGCTCCTGCATGAAACAAAACAACACTTTTATCAATCTACTGAAATTATAACTGGAAAATTtagtgggtgggggtgggtgttttaatttggcgatttggcgATTTGGCGAATTTTACCAAAGattgccaaatttaaaaccgtcaaattaaagttttccggtggacacaacgtcattgcaGCAGTAGGCAATTGCAAATCAAAAAACGCCAATTACATTTCAAATGGCTCATGAGTCAAATTTTAAAgttaagtgagtaagtaagatATATATTTTATGTCTAGAAGGATAGCCTCCTACGCAGCCCTCTGAAACCCTTGctaatgtgtacatgtacctccataattatagttgctaTATTCATGCACAGCACAATACTGGTTAATCTGAGGCCTGCGTACTGGTATATAATTAAAAGCATATTTACTCACAATCTGATGAGTGACGGAGATGTGGTCTTTGCCCGGTTTGTAGAAGGCACTGCTCTGCACTAGTTTAGTAAAGCACCAGAATGCCTCAGCCTCTTCGTCCAGTGCAGCCAGCAGAGGAGCCAGGAGATCAGTCATGCCTGTGTGGGAATGAAGACCATTGGTAGCATATCCTGGGAAATGTCCGGGCACATAGTTACAAGTTACTTACAAGCACGTGCGTTTGATTGGAACCTTTAGCACAAAATCACACTCTCGCTCggtaattatgactaaaacaGTCAAATGTGCTAATCATACATAGTGTACACACCTTGACAATACCGGATGTTTGGCTTAAaaagtaggtagttcaaaatGATATCCCTGCAGAGGCAAAGAAGAAATGATAAATGTAGACAGACAATCATGAAAGACAAAATGATTCATTCTGATTATCATAAGCAGACATTAGCTAGTGGATAACTACAAAACGTTTTGTATAGCCATGCCTATTGTATCTCTGCAACTGGTTCCCAAAATGGATGTTAACTCAAGTTTAGCTAATTACAGAGCCAtctatacgtacgtacatgagTGTGTTGCAGTGAGCATTGTCCTCTCCCTTGTAGTAGGAGGTGGAGCGATCTGTTCTCACCACGTCCTTCTCTATCTGATGGTACACGTCTGGGCGGCCACCCCTccctgctgagtcagcacccCCAGACACATCCTTCAAGTAACCGCCAGACCTCTCGTTCTCTTTCCTACAATTACACGGTAAACATTGTACTTTCAACATGCCTAGTAATCTACACCaagcaggtataattatagtcaatcaTCACACTGGCACTAATGGCCCTCGGGAATACATACAACACATAAGGGTAAAATCAGTACTGACCCTTTATGTTAAAAATATGCTAAAAGGCTACAAAAGTGGTGCCAATCCCTACTAAAAACCCTTATGAGATTACGGAGATATTGAAGAACTTATACGTACCTTCTTTTGTCAAGGGCCCAGTATTCGTCCCTCCTCTTGGCTCTGATGGCATCCCTCTCCCCCGCAGTCGAGTGAAACGTGTAGAGACCCAGAAGGAATGGCCACACCTCCTTCCTTAACGAGGGAGAAACCCCTTGTAGGAACACAACCTGGGAATAATGCAAATAAAACGTTATCTTGctgaaactacatgtacacagagtAAAGTATATTTTAATTTTACTGTTCATGTATAGCACACTAATAAAAAATTAAACTGAAACTGCTTCACAAATCAATAATAAGAGGACATACAATGGTGTCTGCCTCAGACATCATCTTAGCAAGGGCCAGTCACTTGACAACCAAACAAGAAGTTTGCACGATCTACATTTCCTCACCAATAGGGTGTTTTCAATTGTGAGTGAAAGAGAAATTATTATTGGTTCACCTTCCTGACGTATCCACTGTCCACAATCTTCCCCTCCTGATCGAGCAGATCTCTCCACACCTCTTTTGTCAGAACACTCTTGATCGTACCCTCGTCTGGGTGGAGCTCTGAGAGACTCAGCTTGGGACGAAAGATGGTGAATGTGTGCTGATGGGTCTCCTTGTGACAATGGTGCTTGAAGAAACTCCACGAGCGAAACAGGTGGATGAGGTCATTGAGTCCACCATTCTTGAAATGAAATACCTGGAAGATATAGTTGTAACTATCAGTTAAAACAGTGCAATAATAGAAACCACACTTTAAGCTTAATAATAAAGTTAACGTTACATTCCAAGAACAAGGAACACAAACATATTGTGTTTGCAAGCTTTATACTACACTTCCAGTGGGGAAAACAACTGCACACATCTGCTCCACGTGCACACAGGCCATTGTGTTCTCAGGACTACATTGTAGTGCCCATACAATCACTATAATACAATTTATCGATCATCACGATAATGGGTTGAGGGTTGTAAAACAACAGACAGTGTGTCACTAAGAGCATGCAAGAATACATACTGTACTTCTAAAACAATCACTCACTCTGAATTTCCGGTCCTTGCTTGTGATGACCATCTCCCCAGATATGAGCAGCCCATTATCACCAATACGATAAAAAACCCGAATGACCTCCATGAGTCCAAGATCGATGGACACGGAGGAACACTCCTCACCCCCAAACCCACCACTATTACTATCCGACAAAGACAAACTTCGACTCCCTCGGGTGACATCAACGGAAACTAGCGATGCTTGGCGTTGGGCTAAAATACTAGAATTGGGGGCCCAGTTTAAAATGAGTGTGGTTCCGAAATCGGAGCCCCTGGTTGTAATAAATAGGAAGCCTGGAATGAGATCTTGGCTATCGCGGCTTGCAGCTGCTGCCCTGGGCAGTCTGGTCTCCTTACTGTTATAGCTGTCACCAGATTCCCCTAGAGAGGAGGACAGAGAATAGTCACGAGACGAACGCGAAAGGGATGAAGACGTCGAAACGCTTTTCTTTCGAGGGTGTTTCAGATAAACATTGTTTTTACGGAAAAGTATATCGTCAGCATCTAGCGTTCCGATTGGTTCAACTGGGGATAGGACGGGTGAGGGTGTGCGACTCCATTCTTTGGATAATGGCTTCTCGCTGTTGTGTGTGACTACTCGTAGCTCTTGTTCATCAACGTCATTATTGATGCTCTCGAATTGTGGTCTCCCTCTTCGAGTTAGTGTGTTGAACGCTTTATCAATAAATGACTTGACTGTTGTGGCCATGTTCATCTGGAGGTTAGTAACCAATCTCAGTGAAGCTCTGCAGAGAGTATCAAAACCTAGTACCTCATactagatataattatcagtagaCTACATAATGtaggtatataaattataggtaTAGCTATGGTCTACCTGTTACAGATCAATATAATGCCATTTCTTTGTTCCTCTTCTTGCTGTAATAGTTAAGTTCTGCAAAAGAAACTCAAAATTATCTTTGTTTCTTTGCCTGCTTCCGGTGGGGGCGTGTTTTCAGAATTCTCAAACAACGACCCCGACACGTGGTACAACAAAAAGCGGTTGCATCGCGcgtcatccacccacacacactcctgaTTAGCCTCGaggccgattaaaattttaatcagcctggattcgaggctaactcCTGATACAGAAGCCATGACCCAAAAATAGTTTATGATTATcaagacataataattatttatactacAGCCTTGCGCCTCAGTTCAAGGCcgatattttaatcggccttgatcGAGGCTAATCAAGACACAAAAAGGATGTACGCACAATCATTAAATACGTATGAGGATCTATTCTACTGTTAGCTACCTCTGCAGATCAAAAAGACAAACTATATAaatcatacatacatatatcatatctacataattttatatctaCATGCTCTAATAAAAATAGTCTACCACTTTCGTCAACAAAGCGTACGTGCATGACAAACTACATATACTTGCTATCTAATTGTGTGACCAAGTCAGTGTGTAGTGGGTTGAGTCTGAGAGTGGAGACAAACTCGTGGTacttgtgggggtggtgtttgaccacacccagcagGGCAGTGTACAATCTGGTGGCCTTCTCTCTCTTGGTCTCATTTAACTCGTTGGTTTTCTCAAGAATAGACACAGTGATGAGCCCAGCTGACAGGAGGTGGAGGGCCAAACCCTTTGGATCCTCAGAGAGTGACTGGACTATCTTCTCACTGCAGCTCACCAGCACACTGTAGCCAGC contains these protein-coding regions:
- the LOC135351631 gene encoding TBC1 domain family member 16-like; translated protein: MNMATTVKSFIDKAFNTLTRRGRPQFESINNDVDEQELRVVTHNSEKPLSKEWSRTPSPVLSPVEPIGTLDADDILFRKNNVYLKHPRKKSVSTSSSLSRSSRDYSLSSSLGESGDSYNSKETRLPRAAAASRDSQDLIPGFLFITTRGSDFGTTLILNWAPNSSILAQRQASLVSVDVTRGSRSLSLSDSNSGGFGGEECSSVSIDLGLMEVIRVFYRIGDNGLLISGEMVITSKDRKFRVFHFKNGGLNDLIHLFRSWSFFKHHCHKETHQHTFTIFRPKLSLSELHPDEGTIKSVLTKEVWRDLLDQEGKIVDSGYVRKVVFLQGVSPSLRKEVWPFLLGLYTFHSTAGERDAIRAKRRDEYWALDKRRKENERSGGYLKDVSGGADSAGRGGRPDVYHQIEKDVVRTDRSTSYYKGEDNAHCNTLMDIILNYLLFKPNIRYCQGMTDLLAPLLAALDEEAEAFWCFTKLVQSSAFYKPGKDHISVTHQIEPLRLLIEMLIPSFYIYLENIEDGTTLMFCHRWLLVCLKREFYEEDALIIWETCWSNYKTNSFHLFICVAILAIYGQKAIDKNMHINELMVFFNTLSYSMPRDIVLSQARGYLHQFCSSPEVSCLLYSVMNKEFWSCKDSPKLACSVCRGIGSCSRTGFVSDYEAVC